A stretch of DNA from Vigna radiata var. radiata cultivar VC1973A unplaced genomic scaffold, Vradiata_ver6 scaffold_438, whole genome shotgun sequence:
GCATTTTGACATCTTTGCAAACAATTTCTTCTCCCTTAAGATACCAAGTACGTTCCTTAAGTGTTCAGCATGTTCTTCTCGAGTTTTGGAATAAATAAGTATGTCATCTATGAAAACTACGACAAACTTATNTAGAAAAGGTCGGAATATTNTGTTCATGAAATCCATGAACAGAGCTGGAGCATTAGTTACACCAAACGGCATAACTACGTACTCATAATGCCCGTATCTTGATCTAAAAGCGGTTTTCTGTACGTCTTCCGCCTTAACCAAAATTTGGTGATATCCGGACCTCAGATCTATCTTGGAAAATACTTGGGCTCCATGCAGTTGGTCCAACAAGTCGTCTATCCTGGGTAGAGGGTATTTGTTCTTGATGGTTAGCTTATTCAATTGTCTGTAGTCGACACATAATCTAAAGCTTCCATCCTTCTTCTTTACAAGCAGTACAGGTGCTCCCCATGGTGACACACTTGGTCgaataaattgtttttctaNCAATTCTTCGATCTGCTTCTTCAATTCAACCAATTCCGCCGGAGCCATTCGATATGGAGCTACTGATACTGGTCCAGCTCCTGGTACTAGATCAATGGAGAATTCTACTTCTCGATGAGGGGGCAATCCTGGTATTTCTTATGGGAACACGTCACTGAACTCATTAACTATAGGGATATCAATATTCTGTCCATTTTTCTCAACTTCCACATGAGTCAAGATAATGAAACATGAAGATCCTTCTTTGACTTCCTTTAAGACTTGTTGTAATGACAACAATTCTGCTTCCTCAGGATTAGGGAAAATCAATTCCTTCTTGTTACAATCTATAAGGATACGATTGGCAGATAGCCAATCCATTCCTAGAATTACATCTAAACCTTGTAGGGGCAAGGATATAAGATGTACTTTGAACCTACGTCCTTCTACAATTATCGGACAATGAGAACACATCCTCGATGTTTTTATCATTCTAGAGGCTGGTGTAGATACCATAAGATCATACTCTAACTCTCTTACGGGTAGGTTCAACTCTTGAATAAGAGTTTCAGACAAGAAGGAGTGTGTTGCTCCAGAATCAAACAATACATTCAATTCTCTACCAGCTATCATACAACATCNGATGATGAGATTACCTGATTTGGCAGCTTCTGCTCCAGTCAAAGCATAAACCCTTCCAGTCGCCTGAGGTCTATGCTCAATCCTTTTCTGCTGAGGCGGTTGTGGAAGTTGGGGTGCCCCTTTTCTGTTGGAGGGACAATCTCTGGCAAAATGTCCTTCTGCTCCGCAAAGGAAACATTTGTTGCGTACANCAGCAACTTGTGGGCAAACGCTCTTCAGATGAGGTCCTCCACAGATGTAAGATCGGATTACCCTTGGCTGAGGCTGCTGCTGTTGAAAATTCCTTTGCAGATGGGGTCTTTTCCATATTTATGATCCAATTATCTGCCTCCTCCGGACTTGCCTTCCCATTAAAGGTAGCTGGACGATGTTGCAAAAAGTTTTCTAGAGTCCATTCTTGAACCCTACGAGGTTGAGCTTCCACAGTCGTGCCATTctcaactaattgttttaaGGCCTCCACATGTTCTCTTTGACTAGCTTCAGATTTCAGTCTAGCCGTCTCTAATTATTGTAGAGCTGCTTCGTGTTGTTGCATTAAAGCAGCACCTTGTTGCTGAAGGGCAGATGCGATGGTCTCCAAAGCTCTTGCCAAGCTTGGCATGTTAGTGGTTTCACGGTTGGTTNGTNTACGTGCCATTTCTctgttaacacagagaattatcgttattatgatttataataTGGGTCTGTAGGATAAACCTACAATTCTAAGGTCGTCTTAAGGACGAACCGCTCTGATACCACTAAGTGTAACACCCNAAATTCTTACACAAatcatttaaacataaaatatcacACAACGTTTACATTTGTCCATGGGTAATTATTCATGATTACACACtgaaattttacataattttttttttatatatatcaactTCACACGTCATTGATTAACTCGATCTCTACTCTACAATTCTCCCGCCTCTATCTTCACTGGTGTTGGTTCAGACGTCGCTCCCTCgtctgctcccgtataacataaacgttatacgatcatcgcaaaaatataattgttttgacACAAGCAAACAAGTAAGCGTGAGCTACCTTGTAAcgaaaaaatacaatttaaaatacatgGAAATATTACTTCACATTATTCATTCATAACAATATTCAAGTGAGATGCAATTTGTCATATTAGACTCTAATATCCGGATATCAAGTTGATGGAAGTCTCGGGTGGTCATACACTTGTGTGACCCCTCCTCCTCTTCACAATATAACATTCGGTCAAATTATCTCATCATGTCACCCACAAGGTTAATCCGTTAACGTCTATGACCATATTTGGACATATACTAGGATCTCCTACCACTCTCACCAAATAACATATCCTTCTCTAGTTGAGGCTGGATAAGTATTAGAGTATTAGGAAAACCACCAACAACAGGACCCTCAACATCAACTCGTACACTAACATCATGTTGTAATAGAGTCTCTCCCCGAGACTCATTAAATACCAAATTCTCATATCATAGCATTCACCTTATACAGAAatcacacaatatatatatcacaaaagTTATAANCAAATaaattcatcacaaaaatagatCAAGATAAAGactagtaataaaataatttcaaatacaaCAAAGtcacataaatttaaacaaaataacatttattcacataaaattcaatatacaaaatttaatggaattaaataaaatacgGTAAACACTTGAGGAAATAAGAAGTTGAATTCGGCATAGCCAATTAGACAACTTCTCATTCTACCAAAAATTGCaaggaaataaataaacataaaggaaataaataaaattgcaaaagaaataaagtaaataaataaatggatgTATTGGGGAAATAAGAGGTTAAATTCGGCAGAGCCAATTAGACAACTTCTTATCCTTCCAAAATTGCAAGAAAATAAAGAGGCatagagtaaataaataaaataaaaatattggNNNNNNNNNNNNNNNNNNNNNNNNNNNNNNNNNNNNNNNNNNNNNNNNNNNNNNaaataaataaaataaaaacattgggGATATAAGAAGTAAATTCTTATCCTTCCAAAATTACAAGAAAGTAAATCGgcataaagtaaataaataaaataaaaatattggggatataagaattaaattctTATCCTTCCAATAttgcaagaaaataaataggcataaagtaaataaataaaataaaaatattggggatataagaattaaattcttatccttccaaaattacaagaaaataaatgtaaataaataaaaacgtaaagaaataataatatattgggGAAATAAGAAGTTGAATTCGGCAGAGCCCGTTAGACAACTTCTCATCCTTCCATAATCATAACAACAACAAAtgataatcataaattaacacAACAAAATAGAATCAATTCACATAATTAATAGATANAGGTATCATCACAGAAGCAATTTCACAGTcaacacataaataaaaataataattccatATATCAAACAAGAACATANAAAAAAAACACAAGGATAGNTCCCCTTACCTCTATCCCAGACTTAATCTCTTGCTCAGAACTTGTTTTAGAATCTTCCAGAGTCTCCNCTTTCCAACAGAATTTCCTCTCACTATCTCTTTCTCTCAAAATTCTAAGAGTTTTTGGTGTAAATTTTAGCCATCCCCCTTATGGctatttatagttaaaaaattttactattcaaattatttttttaatattatttattgttttaatattattttattaatattttaatcaccaaTTGTAAAACCACTTGCAAATCTTATCCTCTCCTTAATTATGCAACTTAGAGAATCTTATCctctcattattattattattattattttttttactattcactattcactttttactattcacttttactattcaaaaatattatcctAATGTcacatgtttattattattattattattattattattattttctttatattttctacCTTTAATATCATtactacaaaaatttatattatttatgaaaatttttccTGGACTTTACAATATTTCTAAAAGTATTTAAGTCTAACATAGTAGTCTAACTTGTTTGTGTTCCTTGTCATTGTTTTAGTGAGCAGATGTACGAGTGATTGAACTTTGAGTTTGGTGCGGTTTGAACAATGAACGGTTCTACCTTGAGCTTTGAGGCTTTTAGTACAAATCATGGTCCCCAGTTGCAGCAGCAATGACTGCCACCATTTTCTCGTCCACACACTCAAAAAGGCATATGAACCCACTTGCGTGGCCTTATCACTCCAACATGTTCGCCATATTCATAGGTAGTGCTTGTCACTGAAACTGTGCCACACCATAATACCATAACACTCCTTGGTTTTGCTTCTGTGTTCCCCACGTTACACGCGTTCGTTTCTCACTTTCCCTTCTCTTCACAGCCTtacttctttctctctccaacAACACTCCATTTTCCTTCTATAGCATGTCTCTAAGTCTTACCATCAAGCTACACTtggcttcatcttcttcctcccacCTCACCCTCAACACCCACCACCATCATGCAAAAAAGGTAACAACTTTCGAAACTTGTTGCTACAACGCCAAGATTCGCCCCAAGCCCATTTATAGCACCAACCCTTTGATCATCCCCGCGTGTAGAGTTAGGCCAAGAGTGCAGTGTGGTGCCATGGTCAAGAGTTCTCTGATAGACCCTGATGGGGGGGCATTGGTGGATCTTGTGGTGCCTGAGAGTGTGAGGGGTGCTAAGATCATTGAGGCCGAGACGTTGCCCAAGGTGCAGCTCACAAGGATTGATCTTGAGTGGGTGCATGTGGTGGGGGAAGGGTGGGCTAGTCCCTTGAGAGGGTTCATGAGGGAGGATGAGTATCTTCAGAGTTTGCATTTCAATTCCCTTAGGGTCAAGGATGGTTCTTTCGTGAACATGTCCCTTCCCATTGTGTTGGCCATTGATGACGAGACCAAAGGGAGAATTGGGTCCTCTTCGCATGTGGCGTTGCTGGGGCCTGATGGAGATTTTGTTGCAATTCTTCGAAGGTTAGTTAGTCTGATGGCGTTTTTTTGTTTCTGGTTGGTGTTGAATTTCTTGTTGATCGTTCAATTGTGGTGTTTTGTATGAATTTTGGTGGGATAGtttaatgattaaaattgtGAAAGGAACAGATGCTATGAGTACTGTACCTCCATCTGAATCCCTAATGAGAAATTACCATTGCAGAAGGGGTTGGTTgaagaaaatttttgaaaccCCCAAGAAAGGGGATTGGTCAGCTGCCACAAATATGCGCTGGTAGATGATTTGTGAACATTAATGTAAATGGCTATTGTAAAACTGAACAGTATGATTTACGGAAGGATGAGTGAAAGGTAACAGAAATTATATGGTGAACCATCTTAgtcaaattaaaactttttatcctcaaatgttaaaatgttgaaatGCCAAACTTGCTGAGCTAGGATAGGAATTGCTTCCATCTTGATGCCCTGGTGCAGGTGGCAACAAACTGCAACTGGCATTGTGTTGTGGAGATATCACCTGTGTTTGAACTTGTTCACATACAGTGTGGCAATCCATTTCACTGTCTTTGGGGCATTAGTGAAGGAATTGGATGATGTGTGGAAAGGGAATTGGTCCTTAAAAAATGGCATGTTTCAATAGGGTTGAAAGTCCAAAAGTATCAAATGGTCTTGGAATGATTTCAAATAGGTGATCTGAAGTATCACTATCTAGTCTCCATTGTTTAGAGACATCAATTTGAGTTTGGAATGGTCTAGCTGATATGAAAGGTCTTAGCATCTGCTTCAAATTCCCGAAAGGCAAGAAAGTCTTGCTGAGCCTCCTCTCTTGCTACCAAGTTATGATGTGGCTCAGTTAAAATCTGAGATGACCAAAAATGGAACCAGTTCGTCTCACGAAGTCCTcctctttataaaattatgttgtcaCAGTACCCTGTTAAAAACCAGATTGAGATCTACGTTCATTTTTTCTAACTGTCTGTAGGGAAAAGACTATCATGATGAGAAAATCTTGTCTGTGCAGGGGAGACCTTAAATAACTGCGTGAAAGACTTGATGAAAATTGTTAAGAAATATTGACCTATCCCAACTTCTTGTATTTTCATAAGTCTCACATTTTAGTACTTGGATGATTAATGTTCTCTTCAGTTTCAGTCTTCTGGTTTGTTTTAACTGTAAGCCATAaagttattttgtgattttattttgaaaataagattgTTGAAGTACATTAGCTATGTAAGTAAATTTCTGTCATGGTCTCTCTTAGCTATGATTAACCATTAAGCTCCTATGCAGTGTTGAAATCTACAAGCATAACAAGGAAGAGAGAATAGCTAGAACTTGGGGATCCACTGCTCCTGGATTACCTTATGTTGAGGAGGTCATCACTAGAGCTGGAAATTGGCTTATTGGAGGAGATTTAGAAGTGCTGAAACCTATCAAATATAATGATGGTCTTGATGACTACAGGCTCTCTCCTAAACAACTCCGAGAGGAATTTGACAAGCGTGAAGCCGATGCAGTTTTTGCCTTCCAGTTAAGAAACCCTGTACACAATGGCCATGCCTTGTTAATGAATGATACTCGCAAACGCCTTCTAGAAATGGGCTACAAAAATCCAATTTTACTGCTTCATCCTCTTGGAGGATTCACAAAGGTTGATGATGTTCCCTTGGATGTTAGGATGGAGCAACACAGTAAGGTAATTCCTAGATTAACCGTAATGTTAATGTGAATGAGAATGTTCTGTATCAATGTATGCTCAGAAATGACCTTGGAAGTGATTGAActgttttgaatttttagaaaTCTACTCATTTTGTTAATTCACAGTCCGTGGAATTTTATCCTCAAGTCTTTTTGTGTTTATGCTTAGGTCCTGGAAGATGGAGTTCTTGATCCCGAGACTACCATAGTTGCCATATTTCCATCGCCTATGCATTATGCTGGTCCAACTGAAGTACAGTGGCATGCCAAGGCACGCATAAACGCAGGTGCAAACTTCTATATTGTTGGTCGTGATCCAGCAGGTATGGGTCACCCAACTGAGAAAAGGGATTTGTATGACCCTGATCATGGAAAGAAGGTTCTTAGCATGGCTCCTGGTTTGGAGAAGCTTAACATTTTGCCATTCAGGGTAAGAAGTATTACTTTTACATGTTGCTATAGCTTCTTAATCCAGTGAGAGTTACTTTCTTTCAATGCTATCTTCTGCACCATGTTTTACTTAGTATTTTGTACTTAGTTTCTTTCAAGCGGACACTCAATTAAATCAAGTGATCGACTACTTAGTCATGCATACCATGACTTGTTTTTGGGATGAGAAATAACATTGTTTTGTTCATATTTATGTACAAAGTTGTTCACTTAAGCTTAATATACTAACTACAGTTATGATGCCGAATTGTTTGTTTTCTTCTGTGACTGTTTGGACCATAGATATATGTCTGATAATATATACTACCTACCATTATGATGTGGAATTGTTTGTTTTCTTCTGTGACTGTTTGGACCATAGATATATGTCTGATAATACCCGTTTTCTTGTATGCCATTTTTAAATTACAGGTAGCAGCTTATGACACTAAGGTTAATAAGATGGCATTTTTTGACCCAACCCGTGCTAAAGATTTCCTCTTTATTTCTGGAACCAAGGTATTTGATTCCCTGCCCTTCAATAAGATGTTTCAGGTTCTACAAACCTAAGTTTGATACTTGTCAACACTACTCATCATTGCATATTAGGATATTATTAGAAATCCAAATGTGAGATTGAGCAAGAATAAGCAAGATGAGCACTATATAAGAAAGaagagttttgggttgaaagtaGTGTTTTAGTATCTTATATAGTTTTCTCATACTTGGtaaatataaggactaaaaccGAAATTTGAAGTACTGAGAAATCAAAAGTATATTTTACTCATTATAACATGTTAATTGCAAGATATTGAGATGCTGTTTCTGTGAATAGAATCAAACTTTTACACTCCAATATCAAATGTATCATCAAGTTTGGTTTCTGAAATTCTTTGACAATTGAGCAACCGTTCTTTACAAATTTTCATGGTTTCTTTGTTGATTTATGTATGTAGATGCGGGCTTTTGCGAGAAGCGGAGAGAACCCACCAGAAGGTTTCATGTGCCCAAGTGGGTGGAATGTTCTTGTGAAGTACTATGAGAGTTTGCAGGCAGAAGAGCCATCTGAGCAGCCTGTGCTATCTACCTAGACATAACTAGAAGTAGAAGTTTA
This window harbors:
- the LOC106778734 gene encoding ATP sulfurylase 2 — protein: MSLSLTIKLHLASSSSSHLTLNTHHHHAKKVTTFETCCYNAKIRPKPIYSTNPLIIPACRVRPRVQCGAMVKSSLIDPDGGALVDLVVPESVRGAKIIEAETLPKVQLTRIDLEWVHVVGEGWASPLRGFMREDEYLQSLHFNSLRVKDGSFVNMSLPIVLAIDDETKGRIGSSSHVALLGPDGDFVAILRSVEIYKHNKEERIARTWGSTAPGLPYVEEVITRAGNWLIGGDLEVLKPIKYNDGLDDYRLSPKQLREEFDKREADAVFAFQLRNPVHNGHALLMNDTRKRLLEMGYKNPILLLHPLGGFTKVDDVPLDVRMEQHSKVLEDGVLDPETTIVAIFPSPMHYAGPTEVQWHAKARINAGANFYIVGRDPAGMGHPTEKRDLYDPDHGKKVLSMAPGLEKLNILPFRVAAYDTKVNKMAFFDPTRAKDFLFISGTKMRAFARSGENPPEGFMCPSGWNVLVKYYESLQAEEPSEQPVLST